The Neomonachus schauinslandi chromosome 4, ASM220157v2, whole genome shotgun sequence genome includes a region encoding these proteins:
- the MMEL1 gene encoding membrane metallo-endopeptidase-like 1: MGKPESPVGMVEIAGWSGQKHRGFLEGGLLLLLVLVTCALVALGLLYAAHSRGKQLTLFPSRLCFSKEEKTIVKRKPRAIQRPKEMGDICTSPGCVIAAARILQNMDPSREPCDDFYQYACGGWLRRHVIPETNSRYSVFDILRDELEVILKGVLENSTTKDRPAVQKAKMLYRSCMNESVIEKRDSQPLLDILEVMGGWPVTMEKWNESVGPRWELEQQLAVMNTQFNRRVLIDLFIWNDDQNSSRHIIYIDQPTLGMPSREYYFNEDSNQKVREAYLQFMMSVATMLRADMNLPENSYLVREDMVQVLELETQLANATAPQEERHDVTTLYHRMSLEDLQNKFGLKGFNWTLFIQSVLSSVKIKLLPDEEVVVYGIPYLQNLEDIIDVYSARTIQNYLVWRLVLDRISSLSQRFKDARTNYRKVLYGTTVEEVRWRECVSYVNSNMESAVGSLYVREAFPGDSKDAVRELINKVRAVFVETLDELGWMDEVSKKKAQEKAMNIREQIGYPDYILEERNKHLDEEYSNLNFSEDKYFENGLQNLKAGAQRSLKKLREKVDQNLWIIGAAVVNAFYSPNRNQIVFPAGILQPPFFSKEQPQALNFGGIGMVIGHEITHGFDDNGRNFDKNGNMLDWWSNFSAQHFRKQSECMIHQYGNYSWDLADNQNVNGFSTLGENIADNGGVRQAYKAYLKWMAEGGKDQQLPGLELSYDQLFFINYAQVWCGSYRPEFAIQSIKTDVHSPLKYRVLGSLQNLGAFADAFHCAEGTHMHPHERCRVW; the protein is encoded by the exons ATGGGGAAGCCCGAAAGCCCAGTAGGGATGGTGGAGATTGCCGGCTGGTCGGGGCAGAAGCACcgaggcttcctggagggggggctgctgctgctgctggtgctggTGACCTGCGCCCTGGTGGCCCTGGGCCTCCTCTACGCCGCCCACAGCAGAG GGAAGCAGCTGACACTCTTTCCTAGCCGGCTTTGCTtctcaaaggaagagaagaccaTTGTAAAACGAAAACCCCGAG CCATCCAACGGCCCAAGGAGATGGGCGATATCTGCACCAGTCCAGGCTGTGTAATAGCAG CCGCCAGGATCCTCCAGAACATGGACCCATCCAGGGAACCCTGTGACGACTTCTACCAGTACGCTTGCGGAGGCTGGCTGCGGCGCCACGTGATCCCCGAGACCAACTCCCGATACAGCGTCTTTGACATCCTTCGAGATGAGCTGGAGGTCATCCTCAAAG GGGTGCTGGAGAATTCCACCACCAAGGACAGGCCAGCTGTGCAGAAGGCCAAGATGCTGTACCGCTCCTGCATGAACGAGA GCGTGATAGAGAAACGAGACTCACAGCCCCTGCTGGACATCCTGGAGGTGATGGGAGGCTGGCCGGTGACCATGGAGAAGTGGAACGAGAGTGTAG GCCCCAGGTGGGAGCTGGAACAGCAGCTGGCTGTGATGAACACGCAGTTCAACAGGCGCGTCCTCATCGACCTCTTCATCTGGAACGACGACCAGAACTCCAGCCGCCACATCATCTAC ATAGACCAGCCCACCTTGGGCATGCCATCCCGAGAGTACTATTTCAACGAGGACAGCAACCAGAAG GTGCGGGAAGCCTACCTGCAGTTCATGATGTCGGTGGCCACCATGCTGCGGGCAGACATGAACCTCCCGGAGAACAGCTACCTGGTGCGGGAGGACATGGTGCAGGTGCTGGAGCTGGAGACGCAGCTGGCAAAC GCCACGgccccccaggaggagaggcacgATGTCACCACCCTGTACCATAGGATGAGCCTGGAGGACCTCCAGAACAAGTTTGGCCTGAAG GGGTTTAACTGGACCCTCTTCATACAATCTGTGCTGTCCTCTGTCAAAATCAAACTGCTGCCAGATGAAGAAGTGGTGGTCTACGGCATCCCCTACCTCCagaaccttgaagacatcatcGATGTCTACTCAGCCAG GACCATACAGAACTACCTGGTCTGGCGCCTGGTGTTGGATCGCATTAGCAGCCTGAGCCAGCGATTCAAGGATGCACGGACAAACTACCGCAAG GTGCTGTACGGCACGACCGTGGAGGAGGTGCGCTGGCGGGAATGCGTCAGCTACGTCAATAGCAACATGGAGAGCGCTGTGGGCTCCCTCTACGTCAGGGAGGCCTTCCCCGGAGACAGCAAGGATGCG GTCAGAGAGCTCATCAACAAGGTGCGGGCGGTGTTCGTGGAGACCCTGGATGAGCTGGGCTGGATGGACGAGGTGTCCAAGAAGAAGGCCCAGGAGAAG GCCATGAACATCCGGGAGCAGATTGGGTACCCAGACTACATCCTGGAGGAGAGAAATAAGCACCTGGACGAGGAGTACTCCAAT CTGAACTTCTCAGAGGACAAGTACTTTGAAAATGGTCTTCAGAACCTCAAGGCTGGGGCCCAGCGGAGCCTCAAGAAGCTGCGGGAGAAAGTGGACCAGAACCT CTGGATCATCGGGGCAGCCGTGGTTAATGCGTTCTACTCCCCAAACCGAAACCAGATAG TGTTCCCTGCTGGGATCCTGCAGCCTCCTTTCTTCAGCAAGGAGCAGCCACAGGCCTTGAACTTCGGGGGCATTGGGATGGTGATTGGGCATGAGATCACTCACGGCTTTGACGACAACG GCCGGAACTTCGACAAGAATGGCAACATGCTGGATTGGTGGAGCAACTTCTCGGCCCAGCACTTCCGGAAGCAGTCGGAGTGCATGATCCACCAGTACGGGAACTACTCCTGGGATCTGGCGGACAACCAGAAT GTGAACGGCTTCAGCACACTCGGGGAAAACATCGCCGACAACGGAGGGGTGCGGCAGGCATACAAG GCTTACCTAAAGTGGATGGCAGAAGGGGGCAAGGACCAGCAGCTGCCAGGACTGGAACTGAGCTATGACCAGCTGTTCTTTATCAACTACGCCCAG GTGTGGTGCGGGTCCTACCGGCCTGAATTTGCGATCCAGTCCATCAAGACCGACGTCCACAGCCCCCTGAAGTACAG GGTGCTGGGCTCGCTGCAGAACCTGGGGGCCTTTGCGGACGCCTTCCACTGCGCCGAGGGCACCCACATGCACCCGCACGAGCGCTGCCGCGTCTGGTAG